The following nucleotide sequence is from Penicillium digitatum chromosome 5, complete sequence.
AGAGGTACTGGATGATCCGATCGATAGCATCCATATGCTTGGGGCCGGGATTCGTCAGGAATTCTGCCACTTTGGATGTTGCTTTTGCGGcatctggtcttgaaatgGTAGTGGCATACTGAGCAGATCCAACTTTGGCTTGGTATCCATGTATCTGGCTCGGTGTAGCCACTCCATCATATGGGACAAGAGGTTCAACTCCTAGTGGGGAGCCAACCTTTCTTGTGGTGACGAGGTTGTACTTGTTCGTCATGCTCTCAATGTAGCTATCTTGGCAGAGCCATAGCTTCTTCTGATCTCTGTCTCTGAGAATGCGGATATTCAGAAACCAGGTGGCATCCAATTCTCGCatttcccattccttctttaGATCTTGATCCAACTTCGTAGCTTGCTTGGCGAAGTTGGGATGGTTAACAATGATGATGTCGTCAACATaaaagaagacaatgatgccatttgtTGTAAAAATGCAGGGGTCTTCTGGTACTGGGGTAAGCCTTAGGTTGACTAGTACCCGTGTTGCTTCCTGTTGCCATAGTCTTGGGGACATCCGAAGACCATACAGTGCTCGGTGAAGCATCCAGCAGTGCCCTTCCCGTTCGAATCCTGGGGGGCACTTGGTGTAGGTTTCACTTTGTAGGGACGAGTTTAAGAATGCCGTCACCACATCTCGCTGTCTcatgtcgaggtcgaaggcagcgaCCAGTGCAAATACAGCTCTCGCAGTTTTAACTGCTAGTGTGGCAGCTCTCTTTTCGTCGGTAGACAACCATTGTAAGTCACCTCGAACACAGATTCGTGCTTTGAACTTCTCGAGCACACCATTGGCGTCAAATTTATATGTGAACACCCACTTCAAGGGTAGGACCTGTGTGTTTTTTCGGTTCGGTGTCTGAACTTCTGTgtatgtctctttttttttcaatgtctgTACCTCGAAGCTTGCTGCTGCCATGAATTCCTTGGCAAATCGATGGTTCTTCATTTGGATCCAGTTctcaggtggtggtggaagatcctctCTGTGTGGTTTCGTTTTAAACCTTTGATTCATGCTTGTTGTGAATGCATAAAGTAGGCTTGGTGGCTCTTCTTGAGCAAGTGAGAGGTATGTTGCATAGTCTGGATcgatcctcggcttcctgctTCTTGTGCCAGTGACGATATTCGATGTTTCAATGCTCGCTGAGATGTCTCTCGGTGCTCGTTGTTGAGATGACAactctggtgttggtgagtatatcatctctctctggagttgtctctcgatctcctcttcttcatcgactgtctccactcccccagatccggttgattgtggaacagagatcggatctggcactgatgctgggatttgggttgacaaaattggagaggttgaaactattggtgatgatggcggtgatggttgtagtggtgagagatgtggtgaggcATCTCTTGGTGTATCCTCACTTCTTGTTTGCTCCCTTGGTCTCATAGTGGACTGCGGGGTCAATGGGAGATCGGATGCTGCTTTTGAACTTGCTAGCACTGgggttctttctctctccaccacctctgtgtcttctccttgattggtatgctcggtttcatcatgaagagctatccttgctattgactttggcatcctcgattggatgctcatttcaacttgtgcttcttccatggtaAGCACGGTTGGCTGCACGCCTAGTCCCTGTGACATGGTACTAATAGCGTCTTCTGAGTCAGGTAGTGGCCTCGATTTTGAATACCGTCTTGTTTCGTCAAACACAGCATCTCTGACAATTTCAACCTTTCCAATACCGGTTTTTCCTTTGTGTGGAAACCAGATCTTGTATAGATTTTTCGAGACATACCCGACAAGATATCCTATCTCCGCTCTTGGCGCCATTTTTTCTGACTGCACTCGCTTTAGGATTCTCGAGTACACCAAGCAGCCATATAACCTCACATTCGAGAGGTTAATCACTTGATCCTTAACACCATCTGGTGCGGCATGCTTTAGCAATTcattccatggaatcatccacttgttgttcatttttgtggGTACTCTGTTCAGTATATACGCTGCTGCGTACACTGCTTCAGGCCAAAGGTGTCGGGGAAGATCGGtgtcattgatgagggctcttgcagttcgtacaaccactcccccagatctttCGGCGGGACCATTCATCTCTGGTAGGCCTGGTGGTGAGTGTTCAATGGTACACCCTTCGGCCTCTATCATGGATTCCACTTCGTtgccagcacttctttcattgtcatagtgaaagaccctgatttcaatctttaaccagtttttcactagtgctatgaattttctgacggccatttgacactcgttcttctttgtgtgtgtgaacacaaagtggcatctaataccatcaagatagaagTGCGTTAACCAAATATGACCATTGTGTGCTGTTTGGTTTTGTACCAAGTCGAAGTGTACCCTTCCGAACACACCATATGCTTGGCCTATCTTCCTGCGAGAGATCTGCTTTGGCGCATCTGCCAATTGACAAGCTTCACAtacctgcttcttcttgccagggtTGCTTTCAATGGTGATGCCCTCAGTCATCTCTGCAAGCTTTTCGATACGCTCGGTCCCAACGTGACCAAGGCGTCTATGCCAGGTATGAATAGATCCTTCGGATCTTGGTTCTTGAGCTGATTTCTTCGTGGCGAGGATCAAGTTTTCAGGTGACAACTTAGGGTATTGAAAACCCTTTGGCTGTGTTAGCCAAGTCAACTTCTGGTCCTGGTACACTTGGTATACCTGTCTCCCTTCAGTGGTTTCAATGCAGTTGCTCCTGAAATTAACGAGCAAGCTGgctttcatcatcaatccatggGATATCAGATTACTGTGGAAGTTCGGAGAGTATCTTGTGTTATACAACTCCATCCTCACTGGGTTCTTTGTGACCGGGCTAACACCATAGATGACTATAGTGCCGATTCCTTTGACACTTGTTTCTGTGTCACCTACCTTCACTACGCTCTGGGCGTCCTCGAAAGTCACAAATAACCTTCGGTCATTGCACACATGAACCTGTGCGCCGGTGTCGACTACCCACCTTTTTTCGGTTGGTATCTCACTGATTTTGGTGGGTATGGCCGGGGTGgtgaaaaaaccaaaagcttctcctccaagcgtaacatttgcttgttcggtgggtttcttgctctggctcatttctgttctctccttttcaacaagagCTTTCCAGGTAGGGTTCGCTTTCATAgctttctcccatttctgtcttgctgacgctactggtttgtagttctttggtcgtatgtcttcaaagatttcccagcatttccatggttggtgttttttgaaACCCCTTCCGCAAGGGCATGCTCTGTCTCCTAGGGgtgtctcttcttgctttgtttcattgggcttcacttcttcatgaccttgCCATGTTGCAAAGACTGCTTTTGAGATCCCCCTTTGGCTAGCTTGCTTGCCGTATGTGATCTTCCAATGAGCTTTATACCGAttaagaagctcagtgaattCGATGTCACCCTTGTCTTGCAATCTCAAGACCCATGTCTCATGAAAGTTAGGTGACATGACGGAGATTgcatcaagaaattggttCTTAACATCGTTTGCTTCTGGCATTTTGGCTCGCTTGCACCACTTTTGCATTGTCTCCCAACTGGTAAGCCACTTGTCGATATCGGTGTTTCGATCTAGTCCTCGGTCTAGTTGGCGCCATTGCTGACGAAGCCCAGCGACGTACGTCGGATCGTTTTCTGGAGCGAATCTTTGAGACAAATTGTGAAGCAAATCCCATGGAGTTTCATACTCGACAATCATGGGTTGATATGTTGGGTGAACTGTGCTCCTAATCGCTGCGACTACCAATCCtaacccttttttcttttgggtatagatcgcattctttgcgacccattcgtcttgaagaagtctctTCACGTCGACCCAGTCATCTTTGTACTTTGCTCTTGCTTCGTCAATGGAGAGCACTTCGGCAGGTGGTGTCAACGGCAATGGTGCCGTTTCTTGGGATGGATCACACAACTCCCACACATTGTATATGGTTGCAATTGACTTTATGTAGGGTAGCCATGAATCCCACGTCGTTGTATCCTTTAGGATGACGCGGGTGGATACTCCCGCGGAGAGATGATCATCCATGTcttcgtcgttgttgttgatttatctccgtttctttacttcggtttcaggggttgcctcggtgatttgagatgaattctcttatgtgtaccgagggcgaggaggaaaaatgatcttttctttttaatggaacaaagccgggctcataactgaaagagattgtagaacacttgaaatggtatgaaaaaatactctgaatttcttctaaataatgacaaggtccgcgccttttaagcaatctgtgcggacaatgctgactaaacatcacatatagtttatctgtctcggcatgacgccattgaggcatttgttcatgtctcagggtggcaccacacatctcgacaagTCCAACTGTGTATCGAGAACCAGATTGCAGGTAATGGGGATAAAATTACCTGGTGAGAGTCGCACGCCTAAAATTTCCAGCTCGTTCGATGGTGCATCCTTTCTTGAACCAACAGTGAGCGGAAACAAGAACGAGCGGTATTTGGGAGTTATGTTGATTTCAGCTTTTCCAGCTATACGATACATCGTATAACCATGGCCCTTTTACAAATTAGCTACTGAACAGCATAGTTTGATAGGCCCTCTCACCTTGATCTGGCTATATTTCAATTCATCCAGAAGTGGGCGTAGTTTCATATGTCGATCACTGTCCACGCATCTGAATATattcttctcctcttccttcattTCGGCCGTTTCTTTGAGCCAAGAAGCTAATTCCTCCAACTTCAACAGCGCCGAAGGGCCAATTGAATGCGCCGCCATGGCGTTCGGTGACAATGAGAAGGGGACAGGCCAGATGGGTGAGCGCGACTGGGCGATAGATCAAGTCTCTTTTGGCAGAGTTTAGGAAAAGCGGTTGATGCCCGATGCAAAAGCGTAGGAATATTGTAAGCCCAGATCACGTGATGTCTGTTCTGATTACGGGGGGGAATATTCGCAAAGACCGtttctacaacatacacgcCGACTTTGCTTGAGCGGGACGGTCTAGTCGCACTTCCGCCAGCACCTCGCTATCTGAAGCTGACTTTGCACATCTACTCTCCCGTAGCTAGTTGGGCTCATGATGTAACTGCTCCGCCCTTGTTTCCTTTTCGATATATATGGAACACATCGATTAGCATTCTTTTGAAAATAAACATTTCATTGATTAGCAAGTTTAAACAAATTGTACACTTCCAGACTTTCCAATTCCAACACTGTAGGATGCACTTATCTAGACTGCTGGAGCTCTGCCACCCGAGTAGTGGACAAATGAAAATATCACGTGATTCAAGGGGCGAGTTCCAAGCTGAGATAAGAATCCAAATCACTTCAATTTCCCAAGTGACCCAACACTCCTGCAACACTCTCGTCATCCCAGGGCACCATTTGAAATATCTATGCTGAATATCATCAGCCCGAAATATCCGAAGGACAATTTCGCCGGCATTCGACACAAATGGAGGAAGCAGAGTCGCAATCGATCGTAGCCGACAGCAGGCCAGATCTCCTCGCTGCGAAGCGCCCGGCCTCTGAAGAATT
It contains:
- a CDS encoding Polynucleotidyl transferase, ribonuclease H fold — encoded protein: MIVEKRSDWLTSWETMQKWCKRAKMPEANDVKNQFLDAISVMSPNFHETWVLRLQDKGDIEFTELLNRYKAHWKITYGKQASQRGISKAVFATWQGHEEVKPNETKQEETPLGDRACPCGRGFKKHQPWKCWEIFEDIRPKNYKPVASARQKWEKAMKANPTWKALVEKERTEMSQSKKPTEQANVTLGGEAFGFFTTPAIPTKISEIPTEKRWVVDTGAQVHVCNDRRLFVTFEDAQSVVKVGDTETSVKGIGTIVIYGVSPVTKNPVRMELYNTRYSPNFHSNLISHGLMMKASLLVNFRSNCIETTEGRQGFQYPKLSPENLILATKKSAQEPRSEGSIHTWHRRLGHVGTERIEKLAEMTEGITIESNPGKKKQMPLCVHTHKEERVSNGRQKIHSTSEKLVKD